In Paenibacillus sp. FSL M7-0420, a single genomic region encodes these proteins:
- a CDS encoding carbohydrate ABC transporter permease yields the protein MSTLRMFRKKPDDLGFFGKLGFYLLLILGALVSIFPFYWMFVVGTNDKGAVFHVPPLLTIGDQFFENFKRVLDKSDFFQALGNSLFVSSMVTVSVVFFCTLAGYAFAKYEFPGKNVLFVFVIATLIVPQQLGVLPTYVIMAKLHWIDSFKALIVPAMVNAFGIFWMRQYISSAVPTELIEAGRIDGGGHFRIFWRIAVPVITPAMATLGILNFMTVWNDFFWPLVVLKNKEHFTIQIALQQLFTTRDGLDYGMIMSATFTATLPLLVVFLLFSRWVIAGLTSGAIKS from the coding sequence GTGAGCACACTGCGTATGTTCAGAAAAAAACCGGATGATCTCGGCTTCTTCGGCAAGCTGGGCTTCTATCTTCTGCTGATTCTCGGAGCACTGGTCTCCATCTTCCCGTTCTATTGGATGTTTGTGGTCGGGACCAATGACAAGGGAGCCGTATTCCACGTACCGCCGCTGTTGACCATCGGAGACCAGTTCTTCGAGAACTTCAAGCGGGTGCTGGACAAATCGGACTTCTTCCAGGCGCTCGGCAACTCGCTGTTCGTCTCGTCCATGGTGACGGTCTCGGTCGTGTTCTTCTGTACGCTGGCCGGGTATGCTTTTGCCAAATATGAATTCCCCGGTAAAAACGTGCTGTTCGTATTCGTTATTGCCACCCTGATCGTTCCCCAGCAGCTCGGCGTACTGCCAACCTATGTCATTATGGCCAAGCTTCACTGGATCGACAGCTTCAAGGCGCTGATTGTTCCGGCTATGGTAAATGCTTTCGGAATCTTCTGGATGCGGCAGTACATCTCCTCGGCCGTGCCTACCGAGCTGATTGAAGCCGGACGTATTGACGGGGGAGGCCACTTCCGGATTTTCTGGAGGATTGCCGTTCCGGTCATTACACCCGCGATGGCTACCCTGGGTATTCTGAATTTCATGACGGTATGGAATGACTTCTTCTGGCCGCTGGTGGTCTTGAAGAACAAGGAGCATTTCACGATTCAGATTGCATTGCAGCAGCTGTTCACTACACGTGACGGGCTTGATTACGGGATGATTATGTCCGCTACCTTCACGGCCACGCTGCCGCTGCTGGTTGTCTTCCTGTTATTCAGCCGCTGGGTGATCGCCGGACTGACTTCAGGTGCCATCAAGAGTTAA
- a CDS encoding cache domain-containing sensor histidine kinase, with amino-acid sequence MKLRRKILFAIILLVFIPVIVMGIVTYVNYSNAMEKKSSNFYWISLLETDRKLKFALSEISSITNSAITQPAIQQSLKQQNFVLTYDRKQEINNLLINHPMITSFSLYGKDRLLYQYNAPMSFADMHKQVWFGAMEGAEGRPIWSGPGENGSASGDKPVLVHARVIKDYYSLEDIGYLVVYVKPDLLDQIFWEAATLKKGDILLVNKQGNIVFNKSGEHIGERTDFPFLQENYNQEQDYYIDNYQGERSLITFLPSHNADWYLAAITPMNLISSESVSIRNIAIILGMVSLLSAFLFDRYFIRRLVRSINSAVNGMKRVKQGIFTPIPVPLRANDESDSLIDGFNRMSSQINELIDQVQTEQGRKKEAEMQALMAQINPHFIYNSLESINSMAVLAGNRDISKMVISLGRLLRISISQNQELIPLQMEFEHVRHYLDIQKFRFEDKFSYELDLPEPLKYVMTQKLIVQPIVENALYHAIEQMEEHGTITVTAQENGKDIIIIVQDNGPGFDLEVLMSQWNKERSNLKKYSDSGVGLKNVHERLNIRFGNPYGILVCSSPSFGSAICIRIPRIQPT; translated from the coding sequence ATGAAGCTCCGCCGCAAAATCTTGTTCGCTATTATTCTTCTAGTATTCATTCCCGTGATTGTCATGGGGATTGTGACGTATGTGAATTATTCGAATGCTATGGAGAAGAAATCAAGTAATTTCTACTGGATCTCCCTGCTCGAGACGGACCGCAAGCTGAAGTTCGCCCTCAGTGAGATTTCATCGATCACCAATTCAGCGATCACGCAGCCTGCGATCCAGCAGTCGCTGAAGCAGCAGAATTTCGTCCTTACCTATGACCGCAAGCAGGAAATCAACAACCTGCTGATTAATCATCCGATGATCACCTCGTTCAGCCTGTACGGGAAAGACCGGCTGTTGTATCAATACAATGCGCCGATGTCTTTTGCAGATATGCACAAGCAGGTCTGGTTCGGAGCCATGGAAGGTGCCGAAGGGCGTCCTATATGGTCCGGTCCCGGAGAGAACGGCTCGGCCAGCGGCGATAAGCCGGTGCTGGTCCATGCCAGAGTGATTAAGGACTATTATTCGCTGGAGGATATCGGCTATCTGGTTGTATATGTGAAGCCGGATCTGCTCGATCAGATTTTTTGGGAGGCTGCGACCCTGAAGAAAGGGGATATCCTGCTGGTCAACAAGCAGGGCAATATCGTCTTTAACAAGTCCGGGGAGCATATCGGGGAACGGACGGATTTTCCTTTTTTGCAGGAGAATTATAACCAGGAGCAGGACTATTACATTGACAATTATCAGGGGGAGCGGTCACTGATCACTTTCCTGCCTTCACATAACGCGGACTGGTATCTGGCGGCCATTACGCCGATGAACCTGATCTCCTCCGAATCGGTCTCCATCCGCAATATTGCGATTATTCTCGGGATGGTGTCGCTGCTGTCGGCCTTCCTGTTCGACCGTTATTTCATCCGCAGGCTTGTCCGCAGCATTAACAGTGCCGTGAACGGCATGAAGCGGGTCAAGCAGGGGATCTTCACCCCGATTCCGGTACCGCTGCGGGCCAATGATGAGAGCGATTCCCTGATTGACGGCTTCAACCGGATGAGCTCGCAGATCAATGAGCTGATTGACCAGGTCCAGACCGAGCAGGGACGCAAGAAGGAAGCGGAGATGCAGGCGCTGATGGCCCAGATCAACCCGCATTTCATCTATAATTCACTGGAATCGATCAACTCCATGGCGGTGCTGGCAGGCAACCGGGATATCAGCAAAATGGTCATCTCGCTCGGCAGGCTGCTGCGGATCAGCATCAGTCAGAATCAGGAGCTGATCCCGCTGCAGATGGAGTTCGAGCATGTCCGCCATTACCTGGATATCCAGAAGTTCCGGTTCGAGGACAAATTCTCCTATGAGCTGGACTTGCCTGAGCCGCTGAAATACGTGATGACCCAGAAGCTGATTGTTCAGCCGATTGTGGAGAACGCTTTGTATCATGCCATTGAGCAGATGGAGGAGCACGGGACCATTACAGTCACCGCTCAGGAGAACGGCAAGGATATTATCATTATTGTGCAGGATAACGGGCCGGGCTTCGATCTTGAGGTGCTAATGAGCCAGTGGAACAAGGAGCGGAGCAATCTCAAGAAATACAGCGACAGCGGGGTTGGGCTGAAAAATGTGCATGAGCGCCTGAACATCCGGTTCGGCAATCCCTATGGTATTCTGGTCTGTTCTTCACCGAGCTTCGGATCAGCCATCTGCATCCGGATTCCGAGGATACAGCCGACATGA
- a CDS encoding ABC transporter substrate-binding protein — protein MKDQRHVLRWLTNWGWILLYIVLMSGAVWFIMQEDREQIEDTSPEKITLTFRHFWIKEHDRPLLAIFEEVVRSYQESHPNVKVNFEGLDQNIHREQKLKSEMVTGTPPDMFVLFGGAEIEPYVRSARLMDLTDFTAQNGLSNQFKDLHLWTFNKHIYGLPIEGNAEPLYYNKKIFTKLGINTPATLAELDTVMAKLKAAGYIPFALGNEDRWPAGIFAHYLMDRYAGPELIQKLVTGEDRSSFQNSGYLEAFRHLNRWVKAGYFSEDSNDTSTEGAVRLFTEGRAAMYLNGNWDINLFSGDNAPDDFQSRVGVIPFPSREAGTEPSIAGGYTIGIGLSSSLTGAKRTAALELMKGFYTKEIQTRIVYEGLRIPSMRIAFDPEKTGPVFAQVMDMMEENEQSFVPYDNLLSPEVKKTFLSVIEEMIDGGLQAEQALQQLQDASKQYWNLIRSSSGQ, from the coding sequence ATGAAGGATCAGCGGCATGTGCTTAGATGGTTGACCAACTGGGGATGGATTCTCCTCTATATTGTGCTGATGTCAGGCGCCGTATGGTTCATTATGCAGGAGGACCGGGAGCAGATCGAGGATACCTCGCCTGAGAAGATCACACTGACCTTCCGGCATTTCTGGATTAAGGAGCATGACCGGCCGCTGCTGGCGATCTTCGAGGAGGTTGTGCGCAGCTACCAGGAGAGCCATCCGAATGTGAAGGTGAACTTCGAGGGACTGGACCAGAATATCCACCGGGAGCAGAAGCTGAAGAGTGAGATGGTAACCGGCACACCGCCCGATATGTTCGTTCTGTTCGGCGGAGCGGAGATCGAGCCCTACGTGCGTTCAGCCCGGCTGATGGATCTGACCGATTTCACTGCCCAGAACGGTCTCAGCAACCAGTTCAAGGATCTGCATCTCTGGACGTTCAACAAGCATATCTACGGACTGCCGATTGAGGGCAATGCGGAACCGCTCTATTACAATAAAAAAATCTTCACCAAGCTGGGCATTAACACTCCGGCTACGTTGGCCGAGCTGGATACGGTGATGGCGAAGCTGAAGGCAGCGGGGTATATCCCGTTTGCGCTGGGGAACGAAGACCGCTGGCCTGCGGGGATATTCGCCCATTATCTGATGGACCGCTACGCGGGTCCGGAGTTGATTCAGAAGCTGGTTACTGGCGAGGATAGGTCGAGCTTCCAGAACAGCGGCTACCTGGAAGCGTTCCGGCACCTGAACAGATGGGTGAAGGCAGGCTATTTCAGTGAGGACTCTAATGATACCTCCACCGAGGGTGCGGTCCGTCTGTTCACTGAGGGCAGGGCAGCCATGTACCTGAACGGCAACTGGGATATCAATTTATTCTCGGGGGACAATGCCCCGGACGATTTCCAGAGCCGGGTTGGAGTCATTCCCTTCCCTTCGCGGGAGGCCGGCACAGAGCCGTCTATCGCCGGAGGGTATACGATTGGCATCGGGCTGTCTTCGAGCCTCACCGGAGCGAAGCGGACAGCGGCCCTGGAATTGATGAAGGGCTTCTATACGAAAGAGATTCAGACGCGGATTGTCTATGAGGGACTCCGAATTCCGTCGATGCGGATTGCATTTGACCCGGAGAAGACCGGACCAGTCTTCGCCCAGGTGATGGATATGATGGAGGAGAATGAGCAGAGCTTCGTCCCGTATGACAATCTCTTATCGCCTGAAGTGAAGAAGACCTTCCTCAGTGTCATCGAGGAGATGATTGACGGAGGGCTGCAGGCGGAGCAGGCCCTGCAGCAGCTGCAGGATGCGTCCAAGCAGTATTGGAATCTGATCCGGAGTTCTTCGGGTCAATAA
- a CDS encoding response regulator — MNEQQEKYKVLLVDDEPIILRSLKVAIPWDELGLSIVGEAKNGEAALQQIQQTAPHIIISDIRMPVIDGITLMKEVLPRSAKLIFIFISGYGEFEYAREALRLGAFDYLLKPIDHDELVEMLKRARERLDRQKENEQLMLSVQTLSLLARERMLAEFTLGNPRPLQHLAWLENSELEGEYFMAVVRLDDYAALTAKWSAEEKRLWLFAVRNILEEWSLTNGALSIFPFYNGEWILLFPASLNDGKRELGEQLIAGIKRYSKLNCSVGISRSTSGIDQLSTVYPLASQALYQRFYSGQAGVFLEEETAAAGNREVQYPKELELSLIESIRTLNMERMLTLFDEMSVFIEAQSLPQPLAERLMIEMSVVLYRQFEHLNTHSDWSIEGLFSKLNGLGTLPDMMNVLKTTFRDWLEQSHKTAAREDGRSIIEKVQRYIESNYHKDLSIEEVSEVADLSISHFCTLFKQISGYTFLEFVTHCRIENAKYILRSSNVKVYQVAPLVGYQDPRYFTQVFKKATGKTPTEYREEHVKQA, encoded by the coding sequence ATGAATGAGCAGCAGGAGAAATATAAGGTACTGCTCGTAGATGATGAGCCGATTATACTGCGCAGCCTGAAGGTTGCGATTCCATGGGATGAACTGGGCCTGAGCATTGTGGGGGAAGCGAAGAACGGGGAGGCTGCCTTGCAGCAGATTCAGCAGACCGCACCACACATCATTATCAGCGACATCCGCATGCCGGTGATTGACGGGATCACGCTGATGAAGGAGGTGCTGCCGCGCAGCGCCAAGCTGATCTTCATCTTCATCAGCGGCTACGGGGAATTCGAATATGCCAGGGAGGCCCTGCGGCTGGGGGCCTTTGATTACTTGCTGAAGCCGATTGACCATGACGAGCTGGTGGAGATGCTTAAGCGGGCCAGGGAGCGCCTGGACCGCCAGAAGGAGAACGAGCAGCTTATGCTCTCGGTGCAGACCCTGTCGCTGCTGGCCCGCGAGCGCATGCTGGCCGAATTCACGCTGGGCAATCCGCGGCCGCTGCAGCACCTTGCGTGGCTGGAGAACAGCGAGCTGGAGGGAGAATACTTCATGGCTGTGGTCCGTCTGGACGACTACGCCGCCTTGACGGCGAAATGGAGCGCCGAGGAGAAGCGTCTGTGGCTGTTTGCTGTGCGCAATATCCTGGAGGAGTGGTCGCTTACGAACGGGGCATTGTCCATCTTTCCCTTCTATAACGGGGAATGGATTCTGCTCTTCCCGGCAAGTCTGAATGATGGCAAGCGGGAACTCGGGGAGCAGCTTATAGCCGGAATCAAGCGCTATTCCAAGCTGAATTGCTCTGTCGGCATCAGCAGAAGTACCAGCGGGATTGATCAGCTTAGTACGGTATACCCGTTAGCCTCCCAGGCGCTGTACCAGCGCTTCTATTCCGGCCAGGCCGGTGTCTTCCTGGAAGAAGAGACCGCAGCGGCAGGCAACCGCGAGGTGCAGTATCCGAAGGAGCTGGAGCTGTCGCTGATTGAGAGCATCCGTACTCTGAATATGGAGCGGATGCTGACTCTTTTTGACGAGATGTCCGTATTCATTGAAGCCCAGAGCTTGCCCCAGCCGCTGGCGGAACGCCTGATGATTGAGATGAGTGTGGTGCTATACCGGCAATTCGAACATCTGAATACGCATAGTGACTGGTCCATTGAAGGGCTGTTCAGCAAGCTGAACGGACTGGGCACGTTGCCGGACATGATGAATGTCCTGAAGACCACCTTCCGCGACTGGCTGGAGCAGAGTCATAAGACCGCAGCCCGGGAGGACGGCCGGAGCATCATTGAGAAGGTCCAGCGGTACATTGAATCCAATTACCATAAGGATCTCAGCATCGAGGAGGTATCCGAGGTGGCCGATCTCAGCATCAGCCATTTCTGCACCCTGTTCAAGCAAATCTCCGGCTACACGTTCCTCGAATTCGTCACCCACTGCCGGATAGAGAACGCCAAATACATTCTGCGCAGCAGCAATGTGAAAGTGTATCAGGTCGCACCGCTGGTCGGTTATCAGGACCCGAGATACTTCACCCAGGTATTCAAAAAAGCGACCGGCAAGACGCCCACAGAGTACCGTGAGGAGCATGTGAAGCAGGCCTAG
- a CDS encoding MFS transporter, with product MLSNKYVRTIMLSNVLLQLGVWVRNFAILLYVTEITQNDPYYVSLISVAEYGPLFLFAIIGGTFADRWRPKRTMIVSDLLSACSIFVVLLVVMSGSWRALLFATMVSAVLSQFSQPSAMKLLKQHVPEEQLQSVMAMFQSLTAFFMVIGPVIGTFIYSHYGIEASLAVMGGMFIGSALILVKLPADRLEETGQARSGFLAEMISGLNYVRASRVLKNLGVTFAFAGLAAGLVQPLGVFIIMENLGRDKGFLQWVMMANGAAMLLGGMFIMSKGKTMKPQTMLSLGLLISAAGTVGVGWSHHTALTLVLQTVSGFFYPCIHIGINTLLIRHTETAYMGRVGGIMGPMFMGFMVIGMSVAGYAKGMLSLSAVFTGSGVLFLIAVLILLPLLRTKEAGRQALQSRL from the coding sequence GTGTTAAGTAACAAGTATGTACGGACGATTATGCTGTCAAATGTGCTATTGCAGCTCGGGGTATGGGTGCGGAATTTTGCGATTCTGCTGTATGTGACGGAGATTACGCAAAATGATCCTTATTATGTCTCGCTCATTTCGGTGGCTGAATACGGCCCGCTGTTTCTGTTCGCCATCATTGGGGGAACCTTCGCAGACCGCTGGCGTCCCAAACGGACCATGATCGTAAGCGATCTGTTGTCCGCGTGCTCAATCTTTGTTGTACTGCTGGTGGTTATGTCAGGCTCATGGCGTGCCCTGTTGTTTGCAACAATGGTGTCGGCCGTCCTGTCCCAGTTCTCGCAGCCTTCAGCGATGAAGCTGCTTAAGCAGCATGTGCCTGAAGAGCAGCTGCAGAGTGTTATGGCCATGTTTCAGTCGCTTACAGCATTCTTCATGGTCATTGGTCCGGTGATCGGCACCTTCATCTATAGTCATTACGGCATTGAGGCCTCACTTGCTGTGATGGGCGGGATGTTCATCGGCTCGGCGCTCATTCTGGTCAAGCTGCCCGCTGACCGGCTGGAGGAGACCGGACAGGCCCGCAGCGGGTTCCTGGCGGAGATGATATCCGGACTGAATTATGTGCGTGCAAGCCGGGTACTGAAGAACCTTGGAGTAACGTTTGCCTTCGCCGGGCTTGCCGCCGGACTGGTTCAGCCGCTGGGTGTCTTCATCATTATGGAGAATCTGGGCAGAGACAAAGGCTTCCTGCAGTGGGTGATGATGGCGAATGGAGCGGCGATGCTGCTGGGCGGAATGTTTATTATGAGTAAAGGCAAAACTATGAAGCCGCAAACAATGTTATCCCTAGGCCTGCTGATCAGTGCGGCTGGAACGGTAGGAGTAGGCTGGTCGCATCACACAGCGCTCACGCTGGTGCTCCAGACGGTTAGCGGATTCTTTTACCCTTGTATTCATATCGGTATCAATACACTGCTGATCCGTCATACGGAGACTGCTTATATGGGCAGGGTGGGCGGCATTATGGGGCCGATGTTCATGGGCTTCATGGTGATTGGAATGTCTGTAGCCGGCTATGCTAAAGGAATGCTCTCTCTGTCCGCAGTCTTCACGGGGAGCGGCGTGCTGTTCCTGATTGCGGTGCTGATTCTGCTGCCGCTGCTCAGAACGAAGGAGGCGGGCAGACAAGCACTCCAGAGCCGACTATGA
- a CDS encoding fatty acid desaturase, which yields MTNNQIPQLSTLKKSVAPYEKTDLSTSIKQLINTLGPLVLLWTAAYFSLSVSYWLTLLFAIPAAGFVIRTFIIFHDCCHGSFFKNRKANDIVGTITGVLTLVPYRQWKHSHSIHHAGSSNLDKRGIGDIWIMTVDEYAAAKPLQRLYYRIYRNPLVMFVIGPIAVFLIQYRFNAKGARRKERMNTYLTNVSIVALYTGIILLIGWQAFLLVQLPIVFVSGFLGIWLFYVQHQFEHTYFEHDEEWSYVNAAVEGSSYYKLPKLLQWITGNIGFHHVHHLSPKVPNYNLELAHNASPPLQKATTITLSTSLEALKYRLWDEEHKVFVSFKQLKQRLRKSEPAVKEGLKVIKPGFQSE from the coding sequence ATGACCAACAACCAGATACCCCAGCTCTCTACATTGAAGAAAAGCGTAGCCCCTTACGAGAAAACAGACCTCAGCACGAGTATAAAACAGCTCATTAATACGCTTGGTCCGCTAGTGTTATTATGGACCGCCGCTTACTTCAGCTTATCCGTGTCCTACTGGCTGACGCTGCTGTTCGCTATTCCGGCTGCCGGCTTTGTCATCCGCACCTTTATTATTTTTCATGACTGCTGTCACGGGTCGTTCTTCAAGAACCGCAAGGCCAATGATATTGTCGGCACCATCACCGGTGTGCTTACCCTGGTCCCTTACCGCCAGTGGAAGCACAGTCATTCGATTCATCATGCCGGAAGCAGCAATCTCGACAAAAGAGGCATCGGGGATATCTGGATCATGACGGTGGATGAATATGCGGCTGCCAAGCCGCTTCAGCGGCTCTATTACCGGATCTACCGCAACCCGCTGGTAATGTTCGTCATCGGACCGATTGCCGTATTCCTCATCCAGTACCGGTTCAATGCCAAAGGGGCAAGACGCAAGGAGCGCATGAATACCTACCTGACCAATGTGTCCATTGTGGCTCTATATACTGGAATTATTCTGCTCATTGGCTGGCAGGCGTTCCTGTTGGTGCAACTTCCAATAGTGTTCGTGTCCGGGTTCCTCGGCATCTGGCTGTTCTATGTACAGCACCAGTTCGAACATACTTACTTCGAGCATGATGAAGAGTGGAGCTACGTGAACGCCGCTGTAGAAGGAAGCTCTTACTATAAGCTGCCTAAGCTACTACAATGGATTACCGGCAATATCGGATTTCACCATGTACATCACTTGAGTCCAAAGGTGCCGAATTATAATCTGGAATTGGCTCACAATGCCAGCCCGCCTTTGCAAAAGGCAACCACCATTACACTCAGCACCAGTCTCGAAGCGTTGAAATACCGTCTTTGGGATGAAGAGCATAAGGTCTTCGTCAGCTTCAAGCAGTTGAAGCAGCGGTTGCGCAAGAGTGAGCCTGCCGTGAAAGAGGGGCTGAAGGTAATCAAACCGGGGTTCCAGAGCGAATAG
- a CDS encoding sensor histidine kinase translates to MQKWHHIFHKSTGLSPYVWVVFYILPFYFIFRSSSADRWVYGILMIMVFFACYVLSFKARGWVVYFWTSVQMIVSVTMTLLFGYMYFALFLAFFIGNIQKRAAFFTLYPIHLLTTIVAINYELIMRNPVFLSQLPFVLVSIIAVVLLPVTTYNRNRQDKLEEQLEDANKRISELGIMEERQRISRDLHDTLGQRLSLIGLKSDLAGKLISKNPAQAMIEINDVRVTARSALKEVREMITQMRGIRVEDELVRIRQFLQAAEIGYMLEGDPVLTNTSLITENVLSMCMKEAVTNVVKHSGASLCLIQIEPSRTDLVIKVKDNGTGIEGTRLYHKGHGLQGMRERLEFVNGSMEVIQDEGTTLVIKVPNASQQPDMEVNAQ, encoded by the coding sequence ATGCAGAAGTGGCATCATATTTTTCATAAAAGTACGGGACTGAGCCCTTATGTATGGGTTGTTTTTTACATTCTTCCGTTCTATTTCATCTTCCGATCCTCCTCGGCGGACCGCTGGGTGTATGGCATTCTGATGATTATGGTCTTCTTCGCCTGCTACGTGCTGTCGTTTAAGGCCAGGGGCTGGGTAGTCTATTTCTGGACCAGTGTGCAGATGATAGTTTCTGTTACGATGACGCTGCTGTTCGGATACATGTACTTTGCGCTGTTTCTGGCTTTTTTTATCGGGAATATTCAGAAAAGAGCGGCCTTCTTCACCCTCTATCCGATCCATCTGCTGACGACGATTGTAGCCATTAACTATGAGCTGATTATGCGCAATCCCGTATTCCTCTCGCAGCTGCCGTTCGTGCTGGTCAGTATCATTGCTGTGGTGCTGCTTCCGGTCACAACCTATAACCGCAACAGGCAGGATAAGCTGGAGGAACAGCTGGAGGATGCCAACAAACGGATCTCCGAGCTGGGTATTATGGAAGAGCGTCAGCGGATCTCCCGGGATCTGCATGATACGCTGGGACAACGCCTGTCACTGATCGGACTGAAGAGTGACCTGGCCGGCAAGCTGATCAGCAAGAATCCGGCACAGGCCATGATCGAAATTAACGATGTCCGCGTAACCGCCCGCAGCGCGCTTAAGGAAGTCCGGGAGATGATCACACAGATGCGGGGCATCCGGGTTGAAGATGAGCTGGTGCGCATCCGGCAATTCCTCCAGGCGGCGGAGATCGGTTATATGCTGGAGGGTGATCCCGTTCTGACCAATACCTCGCTGATTACCGAGAATGTGCTGAGCATGTGCATGAAGGAGGCCGTAACCAACGTGGTGAAGCATAGCGGCGCCTCGCTCTGCCTGATCCAGATTGAGCCTTCCCGGACAGACCTGGTGATTAAGGTGAAGGATAACGGCACGGGGATTGAGGGGACCAGGCTGTATCATAAGGGGCATGGCCTGCAGGGAATGCGGGAGCGGCTGGAGTTCGTGAACGGTTCTATGGAAGTGATCCAGGATGAAGGAACTACGCTAGTGATTAAGGTGCCGAATGCGTCGCAGCAGCCGGACATGGAGGTGAACGCGCAATGA
- a CDS encoding response regulator transcription factor, giving the protein MISIVIAEDQRMLLGALSALLDLEEDMRVVGKASNGEEAVKLVKQLQPDICIMDIEMPAMTGLEAAEALKGAGCKIMILTTFARAGYFERAVKAGVDAYLLKDSPSEELALSIRSVMDGKRMYAPELMDEAYSKEANPLTEREKEVLGLIADGKNTKEIASQLYITTGTVRNYISVILDKLDVGNRIEAITRFKEKGWFK; this is encoded by the coding sequence ATGATATCAATCGTGATAGCCGAAGACCAGCGGATGCTGCTGGGAGCACTGTCGGCGCTGCTGGACCTGGAGGAAGACATGAGGGTGGTCGGCAAGGCGAGCAACGGGGAAGAGGCTGTGAAGCTGGTGAAGCAGCTGCAGCCGGATATCTGTATTATGGATATTGAAATGCCGGCTATGACGGGCCTGGAAGCGGCAGAAGCCCTGAAGGGGGCAGGCTGCAAAATCATGATTCTGACCACGTTTGCCCGGGCAGGGTACTTCGAGCGTGCGGTCAAGGCCGGAGTGGATGCCTATCTGCTTAAGGACAGTCCCAGCGAGGAGCTGGCGCTGTCGATCCGCAGTGTCATGGACGGCAAACGGATGTATGCGCCGGAGCTGATGGATGAAGCCTACAGCAAGGAAGCGAATCCGCTGACCGAGCGGGAGAAGGAAGTGCTGGGGCTGATTGCCGACGGCAAGAATACGAAGGAGATCGCCAGCCAGCTCTACATCACCACCGGAACGGTCCGCAACTATATCTCGGTCATTCTGGACAAGCTGGATGTGGGCAACCGGATCGAGGCGATTACGCGGTTTAAGGAGAAGGGCTGGTTCAAATAA